ATCCGGCATATACGACACTGCATGAAGCAAGCAGTCTTTTACTGGAGATTCTAATTTATAAGGCGTCGATATCGCACATACGCCCTTGAGTTGCTGAACAGAAAAATGAGTAGCTAGATAAAGTGCTAAAAGCGACCCAAGAGAAAGACCTATGACATAAAGGTTTTTGCTTGATGATGTCTCTAACAATTTATAAGCTTCGAGAAGTGCTCTCTCTACATCAGAGAGCCAAAGGCTGTAATGCGTTTGTTTTAGTTGAGAGACATCCTTGCCGTGTCCACTTAGGCGCGGAACAATAAGGCTATAATTTCTAGCGTGCAGGAACTCAGCCAAAACTCGCATTTCGGAAGGAGTAGCGGTAATGCCATGAAAAAGAATTACCACCCCTTTTGTTAATTGGGCATGTTTTTGAGGGAGCAAAAAACCTTCCGAGCTATCGATGATACTCGGCAAGGGAGCATAGTGAACTGGTTCAAACATGAATAGTAGACCAAATGGGCATATTTAAGCGCAGAAAAACTTTCGCGGATTCATATAAGCTCCCTAAAGTGGACCTATCAAAAAAAATAGGCAGTATGGC
This window of the Deltaproteobacteria bacterium genome carries:
- a CDS encoding alpha/beta fold hydrolase; the encoded protein is MFEPVHYAPLPSIIDSSEGFLLPQKHAQLTKGVVILFHGITATPSEMRVLAEFLHARNYSLIVPRLSGHGKDVSQLKQTHYSLWLSDVERALLEAYKLLETSSSKNLYVIGLSLGSLLALYLATHFSVQQLKGVCAISTPYKLESPVKDCLLHAVSYMPDMFLQVLGVIKKSRRPQNYLAYHHNAFPEHSLTALGYLGKIRRMVSSKLGSLSCPILLLQDPFDHHLSLFSSQIIAQSVSSEVARIHFFPHGQHELPIGHSHAVAFEVICEFLEIASGNR